One Thioalkalivibrio sp. ALJ12 genomic window carries:
- the fabZ gene encoding 3-hydroxyacyl-ACP dehydratase FabZ: MDDFNVQEIMRYLPHRYPFLMVDRVLEWEAGVYLTGIKNVSINEPYFQGHFPIKPVMPGVLILEALAQATGLLAFKTEEARNENQDKQQLYLFVGIDEARFRRQVVPGDQLHLRVDLKRTMRGIWRFDAVARVGDDVCATAQLMCSGQEIPS; the protein is encoded by the coding sequence GTGGATGACTTCAATGTCCAGGAGATCATGCGCTATCTGCCGCATCGATATCCGTTTCTCATGGTCGACCGGGTGCTGGAGTGGGAGGCCGGCGTCTACCTGACCGGGATCAAGAACGTCAGCATCAACGAGCCCTATTTTCAGGGGCATTTCCCGATCAAGCCGGTGATGCCCGGTGTCCTGATCCTCGAGGCGCTGGCGCAGGCCACGGGTCTCCTGGCGTTCAAAACCGAAGAGGCGCGTAACGAGAATCAGGACAAGCAGCAGCTGTACCTGTTTGTCGGCATCGACGAGGCACGTTTTCGCCGCCAGGTGGTACCCGGCGACCAGCTCCACCTGCGTGTGGATCTCAAGCGCACCATGCGCGGCATCTGGCGCTTTGACGCGGTCGCCCGTGTGGGCGACGACGTCTGTGCCACGGCGCAGCTGATGTGTTCCGGGCAGGAAATCCCCTCGTGA